The Streptomyces sp. NBC_01275 genome has a segment encoding these proteins:
- a CDS encoding ABATE domain-containing protein has protein sequence MATDDTWIWDGGRVCLDFTNTLRHRWRPTPGETLRNPGDLTLWLQRAGLLTPGIPDPVDAAVLASGRRLREAVDRAVLAVSDGRLPSSSDVVLLNGSAAQAPRSAPQITIKGGHLEPAGTTTMAPDPATALALIAQDAVDLLLSTEIRRVRVCGADTCALRFLDRSPAHNRRWCSMSRCGNRTKVRLHQARAGRSERTPAD, from the coding sequence GTGGCAACGGACGACACGTGGATCTGGGACGGCGGGCGGGTCTGTCTGGACTTCACCAACACCCTCCGCCACCGGTGGCGACCCACACCGGGGGAGACGCTCCGGAACCCGGGCGATCTCACCCTCTGGCTTCAGCGGGCCGGACTGCTCACACCGGGCATCCCGGATCCCGTGGACGCCGCCGTCCTGGCATCGGGCCGACGGCTGCGCGAGGCGGTCGACCGGGCCGTACTCGCGGTCTCCGACGGCCGACTGCCCTCCTCCAGCGACGTCGTGCTGCTCAACGGATCGGCAGCACAGGCGCCGCGGTCGGCGCCGCAAATCACCATCAAAGGCGGCCACTTGGAGCCCGCTGGCACCACGACCATGGCACCTGATCCCGCGACCGCGCTGGCACTGATCGCGCAGGACGCCGTAGACCTGCTCCTGTCGACCGAGATCCGGCGCGTACGCGTGTGCGGCGCGGACACGTGCGCCCTACGCTTCCTGGACCGCTCCCCCGCCCACAACCGCCGCTGGTGCTCGATGTCCCGCTGCGGCAACCGCACCAAAGTCCGCCTCCACCAGGCCCGAGCCGGACGGAGTGAGCGCACCCCGGCGGACTGA
- a CDS encoding alpha/beta fold hydrolase → MGQPTVTTGVTQVDGVRLHYLRAGSGPLLVLLHGWPQTSDCWQPVLAELAADHTVVAPDLRGYGLSDKPSTGYDKRRMAADIAGLVEALGFETTAVVGHDRGARVGHRWALDRPEQVERLAVLDIVPTREMFRRLDASLASGYWHWLFQMQPDLPERLVGHDVRGYLEYFFERWTYNRHGLTPEAVDGYVRAFSRPGAMRASFDDYRAMEQDVALDDIDAAEGRRLTMPVLALWGSAGLPSRLPTLEIWRDYADDVTGAEIPECGHFIPEEQPEALLGHLRSFLADEASR, encoded by the coding sequence ATGGGACAGCCCACTGTGACCACAGGCGTGACGCAGGTGGACGGGGTCCGCCTGCACTACCTCCGAGCGGGATCCGGTCCTCTGCTCGTCCTGCTCCACGGCTGGCCGCAGACCTCCGACTGCTGGCAGCCGGTGCTGGCGGAGCTTGCCGCCGACCACACCGTTGTGGCACCCGACCTGCGTGGCTACGGCCTGAGCGACAAGCCCTCGACCGGATACGACAAACGGCGGATGGCCGCCGACATAGCGGGCCTCGTCGAAGCACTCGGCTTCGAGACGACCGCCGTCGTGGGTCACGACCGGGGCGCCCGCGTGGGGCACCGCTGGGCTCTGGACCGCCCCGAGCAGGTGGAACGGCTGGCTGTGCTCGACATCGTGCCGACCCGGGAGATGTTCCGCCGGCTGGACGCCTCGCTCGCCTCCGGGTACTGGCACTGGCTGTTCCAGATGCAGCCCGACCTTCCCGAGCGGCTCGTGGGGCACGACGTACGCGGGTATCTCGAGTACTTCTTCGAGCGGTGGACCTATAACCGGCACGGGCTGACACCCGAAGCGGTCGACGGATATGTCCGAGCCTTTTCCCGCCCGGGTGCGATGCGCGCGAGTTTCGACGACTACCGCGCCATGGAGCAGGACGTCGCCCTCGACGACATCGACGCCGCCGAGGGCCGCCGCCTCACCATGCCGGTACTGGCGCTCTGGGGTTCCGCAGGGCTGCCCTCCCGCCTGCCGACGCTGGAGATCTGGCGCGACTACGCGGACGACGTCACCGGAGCGGAAATCCCGGAGTGCGGCCACTTCATCCCGGAAGAGCAACCGGAGGCGCTGCTGGGCCATTTGCGGTCGTTCCTGGCCGACGAGGCGAGTCGGTGA
- a CDS encoding class I adenylate-forming enzyme family protein — protein MNFASLPDRRAALDPDGAAVSDGRQSLTNTQLLDRVRAAARQLQDLGVGPGDVVALKLTNRIEFVLLLFAAWRIGATITPVNPSMTDVEVDRQVKDSGARLLVVEDREAPVTDGTALLAVGALYKEGASSDHAPHVDSSALALLIYTSGTTGMPKGVMLDHANIDAMTEMGRLSLDIGPADRCLLILPLFHVNGIVVSILTPLLAGASVVIAGRRFDPHSFFDLVEQERPTFFSAVPTIYGMLAALPDDVRPDTSSLRFGVCGAAPASTELLNRFEARYGFPLVEGYGLSEGTCGSTINPVAGPRRAGTVGLPFPGQEIRIVDAEGSEVGPGTDGEVLVKGPNVMRGYLGRPEETARVIVDGWLHTGDVGHLDAEGYLTLVGRSKDMIIRGGENIYPKEIEDVLTGDPSVLEAAVIGVPDEKWGEVVVAYIQPRPGVAVDPTALRELCARSLTGFKRPTEFFVVEAIAKNAVGKIDKVSLRAAHVAAS, from the coding sequence ATGAACTTCGCTTCACTGCCCGACCGTCGCGCCGCTCTCGACCCCGATGGGGCAGCGGTCTCGGACGGGCGCCAGTCACTCACCAACACTCAGTTGCTGGACCGCGTCCGTGCGGCAGCGCGTCAGCTCCAGGACCTCGGCGTCGGTCCCGGTGATGTCGTGGCCCTCAAGCTGACGAACCGCATCGAGTTCGTGCTGCTGTTGTTCGCCGCCTGGCGGATCGGCGCCACCATCACGCCGGTCAACCCGAGCATGACCGACGTCGAGGTGGACCGACAGGTCAAGGACTCCGGTGCGCGTCTGCTGGTGGTCGAAGACCGCGAGGCGCCCGTCACGGACGGTACTGCCCTACTCGCCGTCGGCGCACTGTACAAGGAAGGGGCGAGTTCGGATCACGCACCGCATGTGGACTCGTCCGCGCTGGCTCTTCTCATATACACCAGCGGCACCACCGGGATGCCCAAGGGCGTGATGCTGGACCACGCCAACATCGACGCCATGACGGAGATGGGCCGCCTGTCCCTGGACATCGGGCCCGCCGACCGGTGCCTGCTGATCCTGCCGCTCTTCCACGTCAACGGCATCGTGGTCAGCATTCTCACCCCTCTTCTCGCGGGGGCGAGCGTCGTCATCGCGGGCCGCCGGTTCGACCCACACAGCTTCTTCGACCTCGTCGAGCAGGAGCGCCCCACCTTCTTCAGCGCCGTGCCGACGATCTACGGCATGCTCGCTGCGCTCCCGGACGACGTGCGGCCCGACACATCGTCGCTGAGGTTCGGAGTCTGTGGCGCCGCACCTGCCTCCACCGAGCTGCTGAACCGGTTCGAAGCCCGGTACGGGTTCCCTCTTGTCGAGGGGTACGGCCTGTCCGAAGGAACCTGCGGGTCCACCATCAACCCCGTCGCGGGCCCGCGACGTGCCGGCACCGTGGGACTTCCCTTCCCCGGCCAGGAGATTCGGATCGTCGACGCCGAAGGTTCCGAGGTGGGGCCGGGCACGGACGGTGAGGTCCTCGTGAAGGGCCCCAACGTCATGCGCGGCTATCTCGGCCGCCCCGAGGAAACGGCCAGAGTCATCGTCGACGGCTGGTTGCACACGGGCGATGTGGGTCACCTCGACGCCGAGGGCTATCTGACCCTGGTCGGGCGCTCGAAGGACATGATCATCCGCGGTGGGGAGAACATCTACCCCAAGGAAATCGAGGACGTCCTCACAGGCGACCCGTCGGTGCTCGAAGCCGCCGTGATCGGCGTACCCGACGAGAAGTGGGGAGAGGTGGTCGTGGCCTACATACAGCCGCGACCAGGCGTGGCCGTCGATCCGACGGCGCTGCGGGAGCTCTGTGCGCGCAGCCTCACCGGCTTCAAGCGTCCGACCGAGTTCTTCGTGGTGGAGGCCATAGCGAAGAACGCGGTCGGGAAGATCGACAAAGTCTCCTTGCGCGCTGCCCACGTCGCGGCTTCCTGA
- a CDS encoding alpha/beta hydrolase yields the protein MTTAHSFTRHDITFPSGDSTCAGWLYLPTGVTSPPVVILGHGLGATREMRLDAFAERFAQAGIAAVAFTYRHFGDSGGHPRQLLSIKRQLADWDAAIAYVKARPDVDRSRVAVWGSSFGGGHAITVASRHPELRAAVSQCPFTDGLASALALGPVASLKMTPVLARDMAARVRGKAPAMVPIASAPGSPALMNAPDALPGYQALQPAGTTFRNEVAARVIPTIATYRPGRAAKKVAMPILFCVSNTDSVTPPAQTLRYARTAPRGEIRRYDAGHFDFYTGETFEALVRDQIEFLTRQLHPAPASTP from the coding sequence ATGACCACCGCGCACTCCTTCACCCGCCACGACATCACCTTCCCCTCCGGCGACAGCACCTGTGCCGGATGGCTCTACCTCCCGACCGGCGTCACCTCCCCGCCCGTCGTCATCCTCGGGCACGGCCTCGGCGCCACCCGCGAGATGCGCCTGGACGCCTTCGCCGAGCGTTTCGCCCAGGCCGGCATCGCCGCCGTGGCCTTCACCTACCGGCACTTCGGCGACAGCGGCGGCCACCCGCGCCAGCTCCTGTCGATCAAGCGTCAGCTCGCCGACTGGGACGCCGCCATCGCCTACGTCAAGGCCCGCCCCGACGTCGACCGCTCCCGCGTCGCGGTGTGGGGCAGCTCCTTCGGCGGAGGCCACGCCATCACCGTCGCCTCTCGGCATCCCGAACTGCGCGCGGCCGTGTCCCAGTGCCCGTTCACCGATGGTCTCGCCTCCGCGCTCGCGCTCGGCCCGGTCGCCTCGCTCAAAATGACCCCCGTGCTCGCTCGGGACATGGCGGCCAGAGTGCGCGGCAAGGCACCCGCGATGGTTCCCATCGCCTCCGCCCCCGGTTCGCCGGCCCTCATGAACGCTCCGGACGCCCTGCCCGGATACCAGGCGCTGCAACCGGCGGGGACGACGTTCCGCAACGAGGTGGCGGCACGGGTCATTCCGACCATCGCCACCTACCGGCCCGGGCGTGCGGCGAAGAAGGTCGCCATGCCGATCCTCTTCTGCGTCAGCAACACCGACTCCGTCACGCCTCCCGCCCAGACCCTCCGGTACGCGCGCACCGCACCCCGGGGAGAGATCAGGAGGTACGACGCCGGCCACTTCGACTTCTACACCGGCGAGACCTTCGAGGCCCTGGTCCGCGACCAGATCGAGTTCCTCACCCGGCAGCTGCACCCCGCGCCGGCATCGACTCCTTGA
- a CDS encoding enoyl-CoA hydratase/isomerase family protein, with product MPYKDKGHLEIEDRGAILVVRVDGGPHQLFGLDIAQQLDKLVNRVDRDPSIRAVVFTGAHPERFVSHAAVRWLQEEGAASPTVGRRGAAAVVRMAKHVDRSRLLGSVMRRTPMRGALQLERLHTTFLRMNASGVLFVAALNGSALGLGAEFAWACDLRVMADGDFFIGQPEILLGIIPGGGGTQRLTRLIGTHRSLAAILEGKPFTPAEALANGAVDKVVPQDKVVAQAVELAEHFGRRSKGSVAAAKRSVYLGGSMPLEDGLHVERAEFFTRVMSKDGQELMLDYMKTTDATGELPLYNPDTYGQALASGSVPGHRSTKTTRR from the coding sequence ATGCCATACAAAGACAAGGGTCATCTGGAGATCGAGGACCGCGGAGCCATCCTCGTCGTCCGGGTCGACGGCGGCCCGCACCAGTTGTTCGGCCTCGACATCGCCCAGCAGCTGGACAAGCTGGTGAACCGGGTCGACCGCGATCCGAGCATCCGTGCCGTCGTCTTCACCGGGGCACATCCCGAGCGGTTCGTCAGCCATGCCGCGGTCCGGTGGCTGCAGGAAGAGGGCGCCGCGAGCCCGACGGTCGGCCGACGCGGTGCCGCCGCCGTCGTGCGCATGGCCAAGCACGTGGACCGGTCCCGTCTCCTCGGGTCCGTGATGCGCAGAACCCCTATGCGCGGGGCCCTCCAACTGGAGCGTCTGCACACGACCTTCCTCCGGATGAACGCCAGCGGTGTCCTCTTCGTCGCCGCCCTCAACGGTTCGGCTCTCGGCCTCGGCGCCGAGTTCGCCTGGGCCTGCGATCTTCGGGTCATGGCCGACGGGGACTTCTTCATCGGCCAGCCCGAAATCCTCCTCGGCATCATCCCGGGCGGAGGCGGCACCCAGCGGCTGACCCGCCTGATCGGCACCCACCGGTCCCTGGCCGCGATCCTCGAAGGCAAGCCGTTCACGCCCGCGGAGGCGCTCGCCAACGGGGCGGTCGACAAGGTCGTGCCCCAGGACAAGGTCGTCGCGCAGGCGGTCGAACTCGCGGAGCACTTCGGGCGGCGGTCGAAGGGGTCGGTCGCGGCCGCCAAGAGGTCGGTGTACCTCGGCGGCTCGATGCCCCTGGAGGACGGACTCCACGTCGAACGCGCCGAGTTCTTCACCCGAGTCATGTCGAAGGACGGTCAGGAACTGATGCTCGACTACATGAAGACGACGGACGCAACCGGCGAGCTCCCGCTCTACAACCCGGACACCTACGGCCAGGCGCTCGCCTCGGGCAGCGTGCCCGGGCACCGCTCGACGAAGACGACGCGGCGGTGA